A segment of the Elusimicrobiota bacterium genome:
ATGGCGCACAGCGACGACACGGGACTGGTCCTGCCGCCCAAGCTGGCCCCCATCCACGTGGTCATCGTTCCCATCTTCAAAAGCGACGAGGAGAAGGTCAAGGTCATGGCCGAAGCGCGCCAGACCCTGGCCGAGCTCAAGACCCAGGGACTTTCGGTCAGGCTCGACGAGCGCGAGGGCTTCTCTCCCGGGGACAAGTTCTACGAGTGGGAGCGCAAGGGCGTTCCCCTGCGCATCGAGATCGGACCCAAGGACCTGGAGAAAGGGACCTTGTGCCTGGTGCGGCGCTTCATCAAGGACCTGCCCGGCGAGGCCGACGGGGCCCGGCGCAAGCGCGCCAAGAGCTTCCTGCCCCGCGCCGAGGCCATCGCTTCGGTCAAGCCCACCCTGGACGGCATGCAAAAGGAACTCCTGGAGCGCGCCCGCTCCTTCCGGGACAGCCGCACCCGCGTCATCGACACCCTCGCGGAGTTCGAGAAGTTCTTCAAGGACGAGGGCGGGGGCTTCGCTTGGGTGCACTGGGCCGGAGAGGCCGTGCACGAGGATGAGATGGCCAAGCGCTTCGAGACCTCGATCCGCTGCATCCCGCTGGCCGAGGACATCCCGGCCGCGGCCCGGGGCTCGGGCCAGTGCATCCTCACGGGGCAGCCCTCGGCCCAGCGCGTCGTGATGGCGAAGGCCTACTGAAGTTCCGTTGTTAGCCTTTCAGTGCAGCGGCCCGCGCAGCCGCGAGAGCGACCCCATGGACTGCACTTGCTCCCTGAACTCGACCCAGGTCGAAGCCTGGATGAGCCGGCCGGTCAGGTTGAAGATGAGGACGTAGGCGAGCACCGCCAGGGCCGTGCGGCGCTTGTGCTGGTTCTTCCGGTAGAGCTTCCAGGCGCAGACGCCGGTGTAAACGGCGCCTGCGGGCAACAGGAGATAGGAGAGCCGGGACCAGCCGGCATAGGTCACCGAGACATAGTCGCCGAGCAGAGACCAGAGCAAGCTCGAGCTGAAGGCCAGCCAGAAGGCCTTGCGCAGGACGCCGTGATTGCCGTGGCGATGATGCCAGCGTACGCATTCTATGCCCAGCAAGGGCACGCAGGCCAGCGGCACCAGAAACAGCAATATGATCATGGCTCGCTCAATTATACAACGGCTGGGGAGCGCCTGGGGAAAAAATCAGTGCAGGCTGCGGAGCAAGGAGAATCCACGGGACCCGACGGCCTTCCCGTTGATGTCGCTCCAAGTCGAACCCGGCACCAGCCATTGGGTGAGCAGGAAGACCGCGGCGAAGGTCAGCAGGGCCAACTCCGCCTTGAGCTTGCGGAAATGGTCACGGGTGACCAGGAACATGCAGGCCGCGGACAGGCTGGAGCCTCCCAGCAGGAGGAGATAGGAGAACCAGGTCCAGGCCGGCAGCAGAGTGCTCAGATAGGCGCCCAGCAGGGCCCAGAACACGCTCCCCGAGAAGGCGAACCAGAAGGCCTTGCGCAGGCAGTTGCGCTCCCCGGTGGATACGAACCAGTGGATGGGCACCAAGCTCAGAAAGGGCACCAAGGCCAGGATAAGCAGGATGGGTACCATGACCGCCTCTCTCTTCATTATAGCTCCAGAAAGTCAAAGAGGAGTCAAACCCAGTTTGGTATCATACCGATGCGAAGGACCGGCAAGGAGGCTTTATGAGCGCTTTGGTGGAGTGCGTCCCCAATTTCAGCGAAGGCCGCGACCGCAAGGTCATAGACGCCATCGCCGACGCGGTCAGAGCCGTGCCCGGCGTGGCCCTCTTGGACGTGGACCCCGGCGCGGCTACCAACCGCACGGTCTACACCTTCGCCGGAGCCCCCGATGACGTGCTGGAGGCCGCGTTCCAGGCCATCCGCAAGGGCGTCGAACTCATCGACATGCGCCGGCAGAAGGGCGAGCACGCGCGCCAGGGCGCCTGCGACGTCTGCCCCTTCATCCCCATCGACGGCGTCGGCATGAAGGATTGCGTGGAGCTTTCCCGCAGGCTCGCCGAGCGCGTGGGCAGGGAGCTCGAAGTCCCGGTCTATCTCTACGCCGAGGCCGCGGCCCGGCCCGAGCGCAAGCGCCTGCCCGACATCCGCACCGGTGAGTACGAGGCCCTGGAGGAGAAGCTCAAGAAGCCCGAGTGGAAGCCCGATTTCGGCCCGGCCAAGTTCAACGCCAAGGCCGGGGCGACCGCCGTGGGCGCGCGGAACTTCCTGATCGCCTACAACGTCAACCTCAACACCGCGAGCGTGGCCTTGGCCAAGGACATCGCCTTCGCCATCCGCGAGTCCGGCCGCCTCAAGCGCGACGCGGCGGGCAACAAGGTCCAGGGCCCGGATGGCAAGGACCTGCGCGAGCCGGGGCTGTTCAAGGGCGTGCAGGCCACGGGCTGGTTCATCCCCGAGTACCGCCGCGCCCAGGTCACCATCAACATACTGGACCTGGACTCCGCTCCGGTGCACAAGGTCTACGATGCCTGCGGCGAGCTGGCCGCGCAGAAGGGCCTGCGCGTGACGGGCAGCGAGGTGGTCGGCCTGGTGCCGCGCCGGGTCCTGCTCGAAGCCGGGCGGTACTTCCTCAAGAAGCAGGGGCAGAGCGCGGGCGTGTCCGATGCTGAGCTCGTGGAGACCGCGGTCCAGTCCTTGGGGCTTTCCGATGTCGCGCCCTTCGACCCGGCCGCCAAGATCATCGAGGAGCGCTTCCGCAAGGCCACGCCCCTGGCCGACGCTTCTCTGAGGAGATTCTTGACGGAGCTCGCCTCCCGCGCCCCGGCTCCGGGCGGCGGCTCCGTGGCCGCCCTTTCCGGCGCCTTGGCCGCGGCCTTGTGCTCCATGGTCTCGGCGCTCACGCACGAGAAGAAGGGCTACGAAGCGTCCCGGGACGAGATGGAGGCCATGGCCGTCAAAGCCCAGGGCCTGCTTAAGTCCATGATCCAAGCCGTGGACGAGGACACCGAGGCCTTCAACAAGCTCATGGCCGCGCTGGGGCTGCCCAAGGCCGACGAGGCTCAGGCTACGGCGCGCAAGGCCGCGATCACGGCCGCGACCAAGCAAGCCACCCGGGAGCCTCTGGGCGTCTTGGAGAAACAGGTGGCGGTCCTGGACTGCGCCAAGCTCGCGGAAACGCACGGCAACCCCAACGCGGCCTCCGACGCGGGTGTGGCGGGCTTGATGGCGCGGGCCGCGGCTTTGGGCGCCTACTACAACGTGCTCATCAATCTGGCCGGCATCAAGGAGAAGGCATGGCGGACCAAGACCTTGCAGCGCGCCGACGCCGCGCTGGCGCAGGTCGAAAAGAGGGCCAAGGCGCTCGAAAAGTCCATGCGCAAGAAGCTGCTCCTGCCGCTGAAGTAAGAGGGGATATGGGAGACAAGGTGATCGGCGAGGATGTGGTCTGGGTGCCTTTCCACATCATGGAGCGCTTCATGGCTGACGCTTTCCAGGGCCTGGGCGTGCCGGAGGCTGACGCCAAGGTCTGCGCCGAGGTGCTCATCACCTCCGACAAGCGGGGCATCGACTCGCACGGCGTGGCGCGCTTCAAGACCATCTATTACGACCGCATCAAGGACAGGATCCAGGAGCCGGTCACCAAGTTCGATATCGTGCGGGAAGGCCCCACGACCGCCGTGGTGGACGGCCATGACGGCATGGGCCACGTCATCGGCCAGAAGGCCATGCGGATGTGCATAGACAAGGCCAAGAAGTACGGCATGGGCATGGTGGCCGTGCGCAACTCGACGCACTACGGCATAGCCGGGTACTATCCCTTGATGGCCTGCTCGGCCGGCATGATCGGCATCACGGGCACCAACGCGCGGCCCTCGGTGGCCCCGACCTTCGGAGTGGAGAACATGCTGGGGACCAACCCGTTGACCATCGGCCTGCCCACGGACGAGGATTTCCCGTTCGTCATCGACTGCGCGACCTCCATCACCCAGCGCGGAAAGATCGAGGTCTATGCCCGCGCCGGCAAGCCCATGCCCGAGAGTTGGGTCATCGATTCCCAGGGGGGGACCAAGACGGACAGCCGGGCGGTCCTGCAGGAGCTCATCAAGGGCACGGCCGCCTTGGTGCCGCTGGGCGGCATCGGAGAGGAGACCGCGGGCTACAAGGGCTACAGCTACTGCGCCGTGGTGGAGATACTCTCAGCGGCCCTGCAGGGCGGGAGCTTCATGAAGGCTCTCTTGGGCTTCGAGAAGGGCAAGAAGGTGCCTTATCATCTGGGGCACTTCTTCATGGCCGTGGACATCGAGGCCTTCTGCCCGCTCGCCGAGTTCAAGAAGACCGCGGGCGAGATCTGCCGTCAGCTGCGCGCCTCCAAGAAGATGCCCGGAGCCGAGCGCATCTACACGGCCGGGGAGAAGGAGCACCTGGCCTGGCTGGAGCGCAAGGACAAGGGCGTGCCGGTCAACGCGGAGCTGCAGAAAGAGGTCAAGGCCGTGCAGGCGGAGCTGGGCCTCACGCAGTACAAGTTCCCGTTCTGAACAACATATCCAACGACGCGCCGGTGCTCTCCGCCCAGAGTTCGAATCTCCTCCTGCTCTGCGTGCTGTTCTGCGGGTTCCTGGCGGGCGGCTTGCGCGCCCCCCTGGTCGCAGCTCCGGTCCTGGCCTGCGTCGCGCTGACCGCGCTCCTGGGCCCCACGCCGGTCGGTGCGATCCTCAGGCCGTGGCTCTATTTCCTGGGCTGGCTGGCCCTCTCCATCTGCGCCAGCCCACAGCCCTTCACCGGCTTGGCCGCCGTCTCCCGTTGGGGCACTACGGCGCTCTATTTCTGCTTGGCCGCCTCCTTTTGGGGGGAGGCGGAGCGGCGCCGATGGTTCTGGGCCTTGGCCGTCTGCGCCGCGGTCCTGGCCGTCTGCGCCGTCGTGATCCAAATCCCAAGCTATCCGTATGTCGGCGTCCTTCCGCCCTACTACAACTACACCTGCTTCGTGCAAGCGGCTCTGCTCTGCGCCGCCTTCGCCGCGCTGCTGCGGCGGGATGGGCCGCAGGGAGCCCCGCGCTGGGCCCTCGTCGCGATCGCGGCTGCGGCCCTCTTGGAGATATGTTTGGCGCATTCGCGCGGAGCTTTGGTGGCCGCAGCCGCGGGCACGGGCGTGTTCGTCTGGAGGCACGCGCCTCGGCGCCGGCTGCTGCCTTTGGCCGTGGCCCTGGCAGCCTTGCTCGCTCTGACGACCGTGGCCAAGATCCAGGTGGCCAGGGCCTTCAAGAGGCCGCAGATCTGGAAGGCGGCCCTCCAGTGCGCCTGGGACCATCCCATCCTGGGGGCCGGCCCGGGGCGGTTCGCCGACGCCTTCCTCCGGCACAACTTCCCCGTCGGCTACGGGGTGGGCAACTTCCGCGCTCGCGCCGACCACGCGCATAGCGAGGTCCTGGAGTCCCTGGCTGAGTTCGGCGTCCCCGGACTATTGCTCCTATTGGCCGCGCTCTGGGCTT
Coding sequences within it:
- the ftcD gene encoding glutamate formimidoyltransferase; this encodes MSALVECVPNFSEGRDRKVIDAIADAVRAVPGVALLDVDPGAATNRTVYTFAGAPDDVLEAAFQAIRKGVELIDMRRQKGEHARQGACDVCPFIPIDGVGMKDCVELSRRLAERVGRELEVPVYLYAEAAARPERKRLPDIRTGEYEALEEKLKKPEWKPDFGPAKFNAKAGATAVGARNFLIAYNVNLNTASVALAKDIAFAIRESGRLKRDAAGNKVQGPDGKDLREPGLFKGVQATGWFIPEYRRAQVTINILDLDSAPVHKVYDACGELAAQKGLRVTGSEVVGLVPRRVLLEAGRYFLKKQGQSAGVSDAELVETAVQSLGLSDVAPFDPAAKIIEERFRKATPLADASLRRFLTELASRAPAPGGGSVAALSGALAAALCSMVSALTHEKKGYEASRDEMEAMAVKAQGLLKSMIQAVDEDTEAFNKLMAALGLPKADEAQATARKAAITAATKQATREPLGVLEKQVAVLDCAKLAETHGNPNAASDAGVAGLMARAAALGAYYNVLINLAGIKEKAWRTKTLQRADAALAQVEKRAKALEKSMRKKLLLPLK
- a CDS encoding O-antigen ligase family protein, which codes for MLSAQSSNLLLLCVLFCGFLAGGLRAPLVAAPVLACVALTALLGPTPVGAILRPWLYFLGWLALSICASPQPFTGLAAVSRWGTTALYFCLAASFWGEAERRRWFWALAVCAAVLAVCAVVIQIPSYPYVGVLPPYYNYTCFVQAALLCAAFAALLRRDGPQGAPRWALVAIAAAALLEICLAHSRGALVAAAAGTGVFVWRHAPRRRLLPLAVALAALLALTTVAKIQVARAFKRPQIWKAALQCAWDHPILGAGPGRFADAFLRHNFPVGYGVGNFRARADHAHSEVLESLAEFGVPGLLLLLAALWASLKPPPPERSTWTREAGLAAFASMSVQCLFDNILQLPALGLLYVSALAVASAVSEVPQAPAGRTSLPRAQPEPVGRSSWKSLAWACLLMASVFWIPGRLVERWQASGRPGALMRAVRLAPADPYLREGLYQAWLSQRPPQVDEALVQLAQAEALSPFNAVYPEESAQLLGSRGAWPQVLAAADRAVALEPDYLAARLSRTEALIRLGRSSEARGELSEIGRRSLALGAQPNKEPGYVAFIRGFDRAAYERLILQAGSD
- a CDS encoding Ldh family oxidoreductase, whose product is MGDKVIGEDVVWVPFHIMERFMADAFQGLGVPEADAKVCAEVLITSDKRGIDSHGVARFKTIYYDRIKDRIQEPVTKFDIVREGPTTAVVDGHDGMGHVIGQKAMRMCIDKAKKYGMGMVAVRNSTHYGIAGYYPLMACSAGMIGITGTNARPSVAPTFGVENMLGTNPLTIGLPTDEDFPFVIDCATSITQRGKIEVYARAGKPMPESWVIDSQGGTKTDSRAVLQELIKGTAALVPLGGIGEETAGYKGYSYCAVVEILSAALQGGSFMKALLGFEKGKKVPYHLGHFFMAVDIEAFCPLAEFKKTAGEICRQLRASKKMPGAERIYTAGEKEHLAWLERKDKGVPVNAELQKEVKAVQAELGLTQYKFPF